A genomic window from Burkholderiales bacterium includes:
- a CDS encoding ABC transporter substrate-binding protein produces MSLFTGSLFAGLLGVSLQAAADVGVTDQTIIIGQSAAFSGPAAELGNEMKKGAQAYFDLVNSDGGVLGRKIELVSLDDGYEPARAAENTKKLINDQQVFALFGYVGTPTSNAALPIFTEAKVPFFGAYTGAASLREPLNRYVFNVRASYYDETEKIVEQLVSTGIKNIAVFYQDDAYGKAGLAGVEKAMKKRDLPISALGTVERNTINVGKAVQAISSVKPDAVIMISAYKSCGEYIRQAKKTGSTAQFFNVSFVGSNALAADLGPAGSGVAISQVVPFPWSPSIAVVKEYQKTMTQFAPKSTYSFGSLEGFIAARVFVEGLRRTGRDLTREKFIAALEKTNDLDLGGFHVSFSPGKHDATKYVDLTIIGKNGSFLH; encoded by the coding sequence CTGCAAGCCGCTGCGGACGTTGGCGTCACCGATCAAACCATTATCATTGGCCAATCGGCTGCATTCAGCGGCCCGGCTGCCGAGCTTGGCAACGAAATGAAAAAAGGCGCGCAGGCTTATTTCGATCTCGTCAACAGCGACGGCGGAGTACTCGGCCGGAAAATCGAACTGGTTTCACTCGACGACGGCTACGAACCGGCGCGGGCCGCGGAAAACACCAAAAAGCTGATCAACGACCAGCAGGTTTTCGCGCTGTTCGGCTACGTCGGAACGCCGACCAGCAACGCCGCACTGCCGATCTTCACGGAAGCCAAAGTACCGTTTTTTGGCGCCTACACCGGCGCCGCCTCGCTGCGCGAACCGCTGAACCGCTATGTATTCAACGTCCGCGCGAGCTACTACGACGAAACGGAAAAAATCGTCGAACAATTGGTTTCGACCGGCATCAAGAATATCGCCGTGTTCTACCAGGACGACGCCTATGGCAAAGCAGGTCTGGCCGGTGTCGAGAAGGCAATGAAAAAGCGCGATTTACCGATCAGCGCGCTCGGCACTGTCGAACGCAACACGATCAACGTCGGCAAGGCGGTACAGGCGATCAGCTCCGTGAAGCCCGACGCCGTGATTATGATCAGCGCCTACAAATCGTGCGGCGAGTACATACGCCAGGCAAAAAAAACCGGCAGCACGGCGCAATTCTTCAATGTTTCGTTCGTCGGCAGCAATGCGCTCGCCGCCGATCTCGGCCCTGCTGGTTCGGGTGTGGCGATTTCCCAGGTCGTGCCTTTCCCCTGGAGCCCGAGCATCGCGGTCGTCAAGGAATACCAGAAAACCATGACGCAGTTCGCGCCGAAAAGCACTTACTCATTCGGCAGTCTCGAAGGCTTCATCGCAGCCCGGGTGTTTGTCGAAGGCTTGCGGCGCACCGGGCGGGACCTGACGCGCGAGAAATTCATCGCCGCGCTGGAAAAAACCAATGACCTCGATCTCGGCGGATTCCATGTCAGCTTCTCGCCGGGCAAGCACGACGCCACCAAATACGTCGATCTGACGATCATCGGCAAAAACGGCAGTTTTTTGCATTAA
- a CDS encoding response regulator, translating into MVIDDSNTIRRSAEIFLLQVGCQVILAEDGFDALAKITDHQPDVIFVDIMMPRLDGYQACALIKKNPKFKATPVIMLSSKDGLFDRARGRMVGSDEYLTKPFTKDSLLKTVGFHMQKKVA; encoded by the coding sequence ATGGTGATAGATGACAGCAACACCATCCGCCGCAGCGCCGAAATTTTTCTGCTGCAAGTCGGGTGCCAGGTGATCCTGGCCGAGGACGGCTTCGATGCGCTGGCCAAAATCACCGACCATCAGCCCGACGTGATTTTCGTCGATATCATGATGCCGCGTCTCGATGGTTATCAGGCGTGCGCGCTGATCAAGAAAAATCCTAAATTCAAAGCCACGCCGGTCATCATGCTGTCGAGCAAGGATGGCTTATTCGACCGCGCACGCGGTCGCATGGTCGGCTCCGACGAATACCTGACCAAGCCTTTTACCAAAGATAGCCTGCTGAAGACCGTGGGATTCCACATGCAGAAAAAAGTCGCTTAA